One window of the Anopheles cruzii chromosome 2, idAnoCruzAS_RS32_06, whole genome shotgun sequence genome contains the following:
- the LOC128278736 gene encoding uncharacterized protein LOC128278736, translated as MIRSIVVLLCSTVITIGSGTLLCTEETFASVGGALPSATSCARYTKCVDGVVRELVCPDGQYFEVSSQSCTTAAGVECSARRTAFQFEELCTNPNDVSIVPHPTNCTQYIICYGLVPLEQSCDYGLLFNSRLGVCDIPTNVECVFSCPAVDDPLQPVWLPDPRLENCARHYLCFQGEPRLFMCESNLYFDMVTKTCTYPQYSGCRVPGVECASNFTELLENHRDCTSFYECAAGFPHLRRCAEDEYFEPNSRQCVVGTCSPGIETTTAIIPSTTTAAPITTTEATTDTTQLTTSTAELTTIVTESTSATAEPTTTTAELTTITIELTTITAEPTTTTVEPTTITAEPTTTTAEPTTITIELTTTTAEPTTTEPTTTIDPNEVCAGITVGVLEYPGVCYMYILCLSGSGVVSECAPTEIFNTSTLMCAPGNRDTCILSLRFGKL; from the exons ATGATTCGGTCAATTGTGGTGCTGTTGTGCAGCACAGTCATTACTATTGGCTCCGGTACCCTCCTTTGTACGGAAGAAACCTTCGCCAGCGTCGGTGGAGCCCTTCCCAGTGCGACATCTTGTGCCCGGTACACCAAGTGCGTTGATGGAGTCGTCCGTGAGCTGGTTTGTCCGGATGGGCAGTACTTTGAAGTGTCCTCGCAAAGCTGTACCACCGCGGCCGGAGTCGAATGTTCTGCACGGCGAACCGCATTTCAGTTCGAAGAGCTATGCACCAATCCGAATGATGTGAGCATTGTACCTCATCCGACCAACTGCACGCAGTACATTATCTGCTACGGGTTGGTCCCGTTGGAGCAGAGTTGTGACTATGGGCTACTGTTCAACTCTCGCCTCGGAGTGTGTGACATTCCCACGAACGTGGAATGCGTATTCAGTTGCCCGGCCGTCGATGATCCACTGCAACCGGTATGGCTGCCCGATCCGCGGTTAGAAAACTGTGCCCG GCATTATCTCTGCTTCCAGGGCGAACCACGGTTGTTCATGTGCGAAAGTAATCTCTATTTTGATATGGTTACGAAGACCTGTACCTATCCCCAGTACTCCGGGTGTCGCGTGCCAGGAGTTGAATGCGCTTCCAACTTCACGGAGCTTCTCGAAAATCACAGGGATTGCACGTCTTTCTACGAGTGTGCAGCTGGATTCCCACATTTGAGGCGTTGCGCGGAGGATGAGTACTTTGAACCGAACAGCCGACAATGTGTCGTGGGGACGTGTTCACCGGGAATagaaacaacaacggccaTCATACCCAGTACCACCACAGCTGCGCCAATCACTACGACTGAGGCCACAACGGACACAACTCAGCTCACGACAAGTACTGCTGAGCTAACAACAATTGTAACTGAGTCCACATCGGCTACAGCTGAGCCTACGACAACAACTGCTGAGCTAACAACAATTACCATCGAGCTAACAACAATTACCGCTGAGCCTACGACAACAACTGTTGAGCCAACAACAATTACCGCTGAGCCCACGACAACAACTGCTGAGCCAACAACAATTACAATTGAGCTGACAACGACTACTGCTGAGCCAACAACGA ccGAGCCTACGACAACCATCGATCCGAACGAGGTTTGCGCAGGAATAACCGTCGGCGTGCTCGAGTACCCAGGCGTCTGCTACATGTACATACTCTGTCTGTCCGGATCTGGGGTCGTCTCCGAGTGTGCACCCACGGAAATCTTTAACACCAGTACTCTGATGTGCGCGCCAGGTAACCGCGACACCTGCATCCTTAGCCTGCGGTTTGGAAAGTTGTAG